The following are encoded in a window of Brevibacillus ruminantium genomic DNA:
- a CDS encoding FeoB-associated Cys-rich membrane protein has product MSFHFSFIKVAALSDSTNNRRKESNMFISILIGVLIFAYAAFTLFRFVKRSKMGKCAGCSLNKSCSSSCSEPFPRP; this is encoded by the coding sequence ATGTCCTTTCATTTCTCATTTATCAAGGTGGCCGCCTTATCGGATTCCACTAATAACAGAAGGAAGGAATCGAACATGTTCATCAGCATTTTGATCGGTGTTCTGATTTTTGCCTACGCGGCTTTTACGCTTTTCCGTTTTGTCAAAAGAAGCAAAATGGGAAAATGTGCAGGTTGCTCTCTCAACAAGAGTTGTTCGTCCTCCTGTTCAGAGCCTTTCCCACGGCCATAG
- the feoB gene encoding ferrous iron transport protein B translates to MRTIALAGNPNTGKTSLFNRLTGSYEYVGNWTGVTVEKKVGVLKNQAGNLVDLPGVYSLNPLSKDEGVATYSLLHDDISLILNIVDASQLERNLYLSVQLLEYGKPFAIALNMIDVARARGIQIDHQLLAERLGCPVVPIVARTGTGCDELVNRLSSSLDQPASLVIDYGPIIEEAIQELAALFPENEQFPPSRWLAVQLLEGNQMVREMFLQYVPESTVTEQVEKAERRIELETDSKSLAHHIRTIRGEYIQSLLASCVVDTKKMEYTLTDRIDSIVTNKVLGLPLFLLFAYLIFKLTFDWLGTPLSDGLDEFITGPLTATLQGWLDAAGVTPFIEALVLQGIVAGVGGVIVFVPQIFILFFLISFIEDSGYMARVAMVMDKIMESIGLNGKAFIPMIIGFGCNVPGIMAARTIEQPKERLLTIILSPLMSCSARLTVYSLFVGAFFKQNQALIVLSLYLLGIVVALTLAKVFSSTLLKQDSSFFVIELPPYRIPQLKTLLQSTWEKGKGFVRKAGTFIFGGSVVIWLLTYAGPGGLDVPMDESFLAMIGGTLAPLLAPIGFGNWQAGAALITGFLAKEVVVSTMNIIYVAPDLDTLQGVVANFFSPLSAYSFLVFILLYVPCLATVAAIKKETNSAKWTWFSVIYALVIAYVLSFLIYQGGRLIGFH, encoded by the coding sequence ATGAGAACCATTGCACTGGCAGGTAACCCGAATACGGGGAAAACATCATTGTTCAACAGACTTACCGGCTCCTATGAATACGTAGGCAACTGGACTGGGGTTACTGTCGAAAAGAAAGTGGGCGTCTTAAAGAACCAGGCCGGAAATCTGGTGGACTTGCCAGGCGTCTATTCCCTCAATCCATTATCCAAAGACGAAGGGGTAGCAACGTATTCGCTCTTGCATGATGATATATCACTCATACTTAACATTGTCGATGCTTCTCAATTAGAGCGAAACCTGTATTTAAGTGTGCAGCTTTTGGAGTATGGAAAGCCGTTTGCCATTGCTTTAAACATGATCGATGTGGCGAGAGCAAGAGGGATTCAGATTGATCACCAACTTTTGGCCGAGCGTCTCGGCTGCCCGGTGGTTCCCATTGTCGCAAGAACAGGCACAGGATGCGACGAATTGGTAAATCGGCTTTCATCATCGCTGGATCAACCGGCGTCTCTTGTGATCGACTATGGACCCATCATAGAAGAAGCCATTCAGGAGCTAGCTGCTTTGTTTCCAGAAAATGAGCAGTTTCCGCCGAGCAGATGGTTGGCTGTTCAACTTTTGGAAGGAAATCAGATGGTACGTGAAATGTTTCTCCAGTATGTCCCCGAGTCGACAGTAACGGAACAGGTGGAAAAAGCGGAAAGAAGAATCGAATTAGAAACAGATTCCAAATCACTCGCTCACCATATTCGCACGATACGGGGCGAATACATTCAGTCGCTCTTGGCCAGTTGTGTCGTCGACACGAAAAAAATGGAGTACACGCTCACAGACCGGATCGATAGTATCGTGACGAATAAAGTGCTGGGACTCCCGCTGTTTCTCTTATTCGCGTATCTCATCTTCAAGCTGACCTTTGATTGGCTTGGAACCCCATTGTCCGATGGGTTGGACGAATTTATTACCGGTCCGCTTACCGCTACCCTTCAGGGATGGCTGGATGCAGCAGGTGTGACTCCATTTATTGAGGCATTGGTTTTACAAGGGATTGTCGCAGGGGTTGGCGGCGTTATCGTTTTTGTGCCGCAAATTTTTATCTTGTTCTTTTTGATCTCGTTTATCGAGGATTCTGGCTATATGGCCCGGGTGGCTATGGTCATGGACAAAATCATGGAGAGCATCGGACTTAACGGAAAAGCGTTTATTCCCATGATTATCGGGTTTGGCTGCAATGTGCCCGGCATTATGGCGGCAAGAACGATTGAGCAGCCCAAGGAGCGGCTTCTCACGATTATTTTATCGCCGCTTATGTCCTGTTCAGCCCGGCTCACCGTATACAGCTTGTTTGTGGGAGCGTTTTTTAAACAAAATCAGGCATTGATCGTGCTCTCTCTCTATCTGTTAGGGATTGTGGTTGCGTTGACACTGGCGAAGGTCTTTTCCTCGACTCTCTTAAAACAAGACAGTTCGTTTTTTGTCATTGAGTTGCCGCCTTACCGAATTCCACAGCTCAAGACACTTTTGCAAAGCACGTGGGAAAAAGGGAAAGGGTTTGTGCGCAAAGCCGGTACGTTTATTTTCGGAGGATCGGTCGTGATCTGGCTGCTTACCTATGCGGGACCAGGCGGATTGGATGTACCGATGGATGAAAGCTTCCTCGCGATGATTGGCGGCACGCTGGCGCCTCTTCTGGCACCGATCGGATTTGGCAACTGGCAAGCGGGTGCGGCGCTGATTACCGGTTTCCTGGCAAAAGAAGTCGTGGTTTCCACGATGAATATTATTTACGTTGCCCCTGACTTGGACACGTTGCAAGGGGTTGTCGCCAATTTCTTCTCACCGCTTTCCGCCTACAGCTTCTTGGTCTTTATCTTGCTGTATGTTCCATGCTTGGCAACGGTGGCTGCAATCAAAAAAGAAACGAATTCCGCAAAATGGACATGGTTCTCCGTGATTTATGCGCTTGTGATTGCTTATGTCCTTTCATTTCTCATTTATCAAGGTGGCCGCCTTATCGGATTCCACTAA
- a CDS encoding 2-isopropylmalate synthase has translation MNRNIIVLDTTLRDGEQVPGAKLNVQQKVEFAQQLKRLQVDMIEAGFPASSEGDFQAVQEIARSVGDSVSITALARAVKSDIDAVYHSIKLAQNPFIHIVLGTSNIHVEKKFSRSKDAVLEMGVEAVKYAKTLLPQVQYSTEDASRSDFEYLWKTIEAVVKAGATIINVPDTVGYAVPEEFGELIRKLNERLKNLDDRVILSVHCHNDLGLATANTLSAIKNGAEKVECTINGLGERAGNTSLEEVVMALKVRENFYGCQTQIKTTELLKTSKLLTYLTGLDVQVNKAITGDNAFAHSSGIHQDGLLKDKQVYEIMSPEEVGGESMELILTARSGRHAFKNAVEKMGFAIGDTEDFERLFQKFLTLADSKKEVYDHDVFYLVTNHRAHDTSSSHLYELASFQVVTNDLYPTATVKLKKGTEIYKDSSVGDGPIDALYGAIKSLVGLDVQLKDYKINSLSRGKEAIGRVNIRIDYQGKTYSGRAMDTDIIKASALAFLNAINAAILEASIDSPVPAESTP, from the coding sequence ATGAACCGCAACATTATCGTATTGGACACAACGCTGCGTGACGGAGAACAGGTGCCGGGAGCCAAGCTGAATGTTCAGCAAAAAGTAGAATTCGCTCAGCAGCTGAAGCGCCTGCAGGTAGATATGATCGAAGCCGGTTTTCCCGCCTCGTCTGAAGGCGATTTTCAAGCTGTCCAGGAAATTGCCCGCAGTGTAGGGGACTCCGTGTCCATCACTGCGCTGGCGAGGGCGGTGAAAAGCGATATCGACGCCGTATACCATAGCATCAAGCTCGCGCAAAATCCGTTTATCCATATCGTGCTGGGAACCTCGAACATCCACGTGGAAAAGAAATTCAGCCGCTCCAAGGACGCGGTCCTGGAAATGGGCGTGGAAGCAGTCAAGTATGCCAAAACCTTGCTGCCGCAGGTGCAGTACTCGACCGAAGACGCTTCGCGATCTGATTTTGAATACCTGTGGAAAACCATTGAGGCCGTGGTCAAAGCCGGGGCTACCATCATTAATGTGCCGGATACGGTTGGGTATGCCGTTCCCGAGGAGTTTGGCGAGCTGATCCGCAAGCTGAATGAACGCCTGAAAAATTTGGACGACCGCGTGATTCTCAGCGTTCACTGCCACAATGACCTCGGGCTGGCAACGGCCAATACCCTGAGTGCCATTAAAAATGGTGCGGAAAAAGTGGAGTGCACGATTAATGGTCTGGGCGAACGGGCAGGCAACACGTCGTTGGAAGAAGTGGTGATGGCACTCAAAGTGAGAGAGAATTTTTACGGCTGCCAGACCCAAATCAAAACGACGGAACTGCTCAAAACCTCCAAACTGCTTACCTATCTGACGGGATTGGATGTGCAGGTAAACAAGGCCATTACGGGAGATAATGCCTTTGCCCATTCCTCCGGCATCCATCAGGACGGTCTCTTGAAGGATAAACAGGTGTATGAAATCATGTCGCCGGAAGAAGTCGGCGGAGAAAGCATGGAGCTGATCCTGACGGCTCGTTCCGGTCGTCACGCCTTCAAGAATGCGGTCGAGAAAATGGGCTTTGCGATCGGCGATACAGAAGATTTTGAGCGCCTGTTCCAGAAATTCCTTACCCTGGCTGACAGCAAAAAAGAAGTATATGATCACGATGTCTTTTACCTGGTGACCAATCATCGCGCCCATGATACGAGCAGCAGCCATCTGTATGAGCTGGCCTCTTTCCAGGTGGTGACCAATGATCTCTATCCCACTGCCACAGTCAAATTGAAGAAGGGCACGGAAATCTATAAAGACAGCTCCGTAGGCGACGGCCCCATTGATGCCCTGTATGGCGCGATCAAATCACTGGTCGGGCTGGATGTACAGTTGAAGGATTACAAAATCAACAGTCTGTCACGGGGCAAAGAAGCGATCGGCCGTGTCAATATCCGCATCGATTATCAAGGCAAGACCTACTCGGGCCGGGCGATGGATACGGATATTATCAAAGCGAGTGCACTTGCCTTCTTGAATGCAATCAATGCTGCGATACTGGAAGCTTCCATCGACAGCCCTGTTCCGGCAGAGTCGACTCCGTGA
- a CDS encoding FeoA family protein translates to MVLTDLQEGEQVRITHTNCKNGLVQRRLLDLGIMEGSLVRIKRILPLGGPIAIEAKGQLIGIRRGDAKLIQVECV, encoded by the coding sequence ATGGTTTTAACGGATCTGCAAGAAGGAGAGCAAGTACGGATCACCCATACGAACTGCAAAAATGGACTTGTCCAGCGTCGGCTGTTAGATTTGGGGATTATGGAAGGCTCTCTTGTGAGGATAAAGCGTATTTTGCCGCTGGGAGGGCCGATTGCGATTGAGGCAAAAGGTCAACTGATCGGAATCCGCCGTGGCGATGCGAAGCTGATCCAGGTGGAATGCGTATGA